TACTTTTTAAAGTACTCTGCTAGGATTATAGCCTTCGCAACCATTTCTAGTACGAGAGCCGAATTGGTTAACGAGCATTCGATTTCAGCTATAGATATGTTAAGCTGTCGGTTGGACTTAAGCGCGGAGAAAGCGTCGACCTCTATACCGTGCTTTAGTCCTCGCTTGGATATCTGACAAAGGTCGATGCCTATTGACCTTAATCTTGGAGGGGTCAAGACTTGTATTCTCTGTACGTTGCGCCAGTGTTCTCCTCCTACTTCTTTGAGCCATCGTCTGGCTATAAGCTCGAAGATGAAGCCGTTTGCTTTCTCCCTTCTGGCTGGATTCCTATTTATGTACTCGTTGACGGTCTCGGGGTTCCTACATATATCTTCCCAGACCACGTGATCATATCTATAACTCAGGTATTCTGCCATAATGTTCAAAACCTTGTCTACGGCATCGCCCGTCCATCTCGGGAATAATTTAGGCCTTCGGGTTAGCAGATGCTGTGGGAGAGGGCCTCGAAACGGGAGGACGTTCAGCTCCTCGGCTAGCCTCTTAACCATTCCGCTTAGCAGCTTCCTCTCATCCTGACTTGCGTCTTCTTCTCTCGTCTTTCGCCAGAGCTCTAGGAATTCCCTTAGGTCCAGCGACAGGTCAAATAGATCCTTAGCGTTTCGGGTATGAGGTTCTAGCGACATGGCTTGTAACCTATGTTACCTACGGGTTAATCTTTATAAAACTGTTTGGGCGGTCATACTTGGCCTTTATTGTATTCCGCCCAGCCTCTCTCTTCCTTGTAGCCTTGTAGGAGTGTGAGGCGGTGTGTCTCCTTCGGGAGAGTGGCTTAGTATCCGCTTCTTAAGGTCTTGTGCCTTTGGCCCCAAAGCCCTTTCCCTTGCAGAAACTTTGATGAGTTTAAAGAAGTCTCGTCCGCAGGCCATAAAGACCCCCGAGTAGTCTGATTCGCTATAGATATTCTTCAGCTTGGATAGTCTTCTTCCCTAGCTTTCTCCACATACTCTTTAGTGAGCTCAAGCTTCTCCTTAAACGGCTTATGGTAGGTAACCCTGTCTTCTGACCGCAGAGCCCCAACCTGTCATACACGATAATGATGTCTATGTTTTCAGCTTTCCTTCTCGCAAGTATTTCTTAAGCACAGGGAAGAATACTCCTTGGTACCTCTCGATTGCCGGGAGGGGTTTAGGGCCGCTAGACCTTCGCTGCGAGGTTGACAGCAAGATCATGTAACGCTTAGAGGCCACGGCCCAGACACCTATAGGTATACTTCGATGAAGTCTTTAAAGCTCAGGTTCTTGTTTACGAAACTGTCGAACGTGTACTCGGTTTCGTCTTTCGTCAGACGGAGCGTTAAGAACTTTCGGCCAGTCAACTTGTAGGGCGGTGACGATAGGTGGCTTACGTCAAAGAACGCTGTTTGCTGGCTCTGCACGAATAGCCTTCCCTACTTATGGACGTGTCCAAAGATGTGGATGCCAAGCTTATAGTTCTCGACAAACTTTCTGATTATCTTTGACCCGAGTCTCTTCGTAGTTATCAGCCTCTTCCCGTCTTCCTACTTCTTATCTATAATTGGTATTCTGCCTTGCAGCTCAAGGGACATCTCCTCTAAGATTGTGCCATCCCTTAAAGTTATAGAGGTGGAATAATCTGCGACCCTATACGGCTGGGAGTGCGTTATAAGCACGATGTAGTCGGGTTTCTCGAACATGTCTTCCTCGATACATATCCTGAGATCTGAGAATATGCCTTGAGAAACCATGGGGACGTTCTCGTTCCATAAATACGTTAGGGCTCATTTTCCTTGACACTGTTGGAGGGCGCTCCGCCCAGACCTATGAATCCTACCCTGACTCGACCCCTCTCCACTATGAAGAAGGTAGACCTATCTATGTTTACTATGCCATCAGTTGGGGGAATCTATTTCCTCAGAATCAGAGTCATTTGGCACGAAGAGCACAAAATCTGCGACATCCTTTAGAAGCAGCAGGATCTTCTAGGCATTCTTAACATACTCTGTAGGGACAGCATGCCAGAGCTTCACATCTAGGTCACCAGCTATGATGACGACTCTCTTGTTCTTGTCTGCAGGATTCAGTTTTGAAACAAGTTCCTTAACTAAGCGATCGTTTTCGTAAACGTCTGATACGGCAACTAGCTCCATGCACCACCTAGCAAACGCGAGTTCTTTGCGCAATCTACCCACTATCTGCGAGATAGTTTCCGAATCATAGCCTTTATAAGCTAGGATGACGACTTCTCCAGCAGATACTTCGTCCATCTCTATAAGTTAACAAGGATCGCGGCTAGGGCTCTCTGTGTGAAGGCATAGACGTTTTTAGCCTGAAGGATAGGAGCCGGCAACCTCTACTCACGCCCTGCCGGTCACTCGTATTCTTGAAGGAAAAGGCCCTTCCCCTGCATCGCGGTTATGAACGAATCTACCAACGCCGCCAGCTTCCAAACCGCATCTCCCTCTAGCATGACCCCAATCTCGTAGTTGGTGACCATCCCTCCCCAAGACAAGTTTGCGGAGCCTATAACGGCCCTGATCCTATCGGCTATGATGACTTTTGCGTGGAGCTGCCGTCCCGCGAGGTCGGAAAAATTGTAGACCGTTATGTTGGACGACGATCTCCGCAAAAAATTTAGTTTCGATCTGATGAATTCGTCTTGGGTCTCCAGCCGGTTGATAATAATGGTAACCCTCACCCCCCGTTCTGCCGCCTTTTCCGTGAGGTCCAAAATGCGCGCCGCCTGACGGGTGAGAAGGTAGGCCACAATATGAATTTCGCTGCGCGCCGATGCTATCAGCTCCTCAATAACGGGTTCGATTCCCCGTACTCCCTCCCTGAGGAGCTCGGGACCGGTTGCGAGGATCCATACGTCGTTCAAGGTGGGTTATCCCTTAGAAGGTTTCTGTCGAGCCACATATTTCTGTGTTCGCAAGACGTCTCTGAGACCAGTAGGCACCCATAGCATGCGGCTCCGATATAACCCCCGACCCTGAACAGGTTTTCGGCACAGATTGGGTCGATTGAACATGAGTGAAGCGTGTCCAAGGCATTCTCTAGGATATCCGTAAAGTGAGGGACCAATGCGATAAGGCCGCCTAACGTTCCCTCACTTCCGGGCTGTGTCGCATATAGGAGTACTCCACCCCTTGCCTTAGAGCCATCGAGCTCAATGAAGATCCTTTCACGCATCGATGCGGAAGAGTATCCAGAATATATCGACACGCTTCTGATGAGGAGATGCGCCAGTGAATGCCACCATACGAAGACCGGGTGAAGCTCATGTCTCATCTTCCCTCGGAAAACATGATCGGGGTAGCCGTCGGAATTGCGGTATGCCTCGAGCCACTCACTTGCTGACCGGCCTTCCAGATCAAAGTGCCAGCCGTCCCCGGCATCTAGCATAATGAAGATACCCTCGCCCAGAAATTCCACCCCCGGATACCATTCTTGGTGTGGATTGAGTGGGTCGGGGAAACCTATATCCACTAGATCGGCGGGAACTTGGGTATCGACCTCTCGGCGGTATCCCTTCTGAACTATGACCGTTCTTAAACGGGAGACGGGAACGACGCGGAGCACCTTTCCACCGGACCCACGAAAACGCTGGACTGATTGGGGATTTATTTCAAGAAAGACTTGGGATCGTGGCCTCGGGCCGCGATACGGAGGTATCCCCTCCACTGATCCGCGTACTAAGGCGTGGAATTCTTCCAAAATCAGTGCCTCATAATCTCGCGGCACGGGCGTAAGTATCTCGCTGATGGCCCGCTGAATCTCGTCCCACTCGTATCTTAGGATCTTACGTGCGGTGTCCTGCTTTATGAGACCTCCGCTCACCAAATTATTGAGTATATATTCCAGCTCCTGCTTAGAGGATATACCCCTCATGCCGATCAACATTGTACGTATTGATGTATCTTGCAGCAAAAGATGCAGTTCGGTATGACGCGGCGGAATTGTGAACAGCGTCCTTATTTCCGGAATGCGCAGATTAGAGGCCTGCCGCTGTATCATCAACATATGTCCACCGCACTCCTGATAGAGCGGCCCCGAGCCGAGCGGCTCCCTTTCAGGGAACCTGCCGCTACAGCGGAACCGCTGTACATATGCCCGTCCTAGATTTGCGTGAGCATGGCAACGAGGACACTCCAGCTCTATTCTGCTGAGGGCTCCCCCGCCGCCTCTCCACCAAAACCAGTCATTGTGCGGGCAGGTGGCAGAATTGCCATGGACGATCTCGTACCAACCGACGTCATCCATGTGTCCCCGCGGGCATGCGGCGATGAATCTGATGGGCTCAACATACCTACTGACCGTTTTGCACGAGGGACATTGCCTTAAACGAAAAAGCACCGAGCGGTCGTCACCGTGGGCTTGGTTGTTAAGGCATAGCCGCCACTTAGGAAAGGCGCGTGTGCGGTACAGAGGCCGATCTGCTGGAGCTCCCAACTCCGCATTGGTTGGAAGCCTGAATATACGCGCCCTCTCTAACAATCCCTCCGACATCCTTTGATCGGCTATGTCGTAATCAGAAGGTCTCAGGCCGCGTCCGGATTCGAAGAGCCCGATATCCGGGCGGGGTATAACCCGGGGGCCTCCGGGGCCCTCTATTATTGCCCCAGGACCGTATGTGATGACGAACTGGGAAAGCCTGATATGCTGCACCACGGAGTTCTCACCCTTCCTACGCCTCAAAACCCGTGGTGTCCTCAACCTCTCTGAGAGACTGAGGGGCGTCCGAGTAGACCACATCGATCTCTTTGCGGTATTGATGCTGTGCGTCGCCAAGGACCACGGAGTGTTTCACGTCTCTATACTCCACATACCTCAGGTCGGGGTGGGCTTTTGCTATGTTCTGCCAGCGGTCCAGCTTTGATTCCAATTCCCTCCTTATGTTTGTCCCCTGAACCGTCAGGAGGTTTGTGCTCCGGTATCGGTTCTCTACCGCATCTATGACGGTCCTCACTTCAGAGACAGTGGATCTGGCGCTGGACATTCTCGGAGCCGAGCCCTCTTCATGCCAAGAGATCAGCGTCCCACGCATATTTCTTAACATAAAGACGAGGAGAGGTCCGGAGAACCTGTCTATGACTCCCGGCGAGAAGGGGAACACAGTTACGGGCTCTACGAATCTGTGAAGCTGGCGGTGGTAACCGACAAAGAATTCATAGTGAACTAGGTCGCGTGGCCTTGTAGCCCTCAGGAAAGTTACCACCAGACCACCCGCGCCCCTTCCGACTCGTCCGGTGGACTGGATATATGCCGCTGTGGTTTTGGGCTGGCCGTTAACCACCATCAGTCCTATACGTGGTATGTCGACACCTGTTCCAAACATCGATGTTGTGAATAGCGCGTCCTGAGCATTGGGATAGGACTCATTGAGCAAGTTAAGTATGCTTGGCAGCTCATCAGAGCCGGTTCTGCTAGACAGCTCCACACATCTATCCTCTGGGAGTGGACGCGGATTTCCGCGCGCGATGGAGCCGATACGCTCCTTGATGTCCTGCCTGTAAAGTGCCCTAGCTCCAGCGAGCTCCCGGATGGCATTAAAGTATCCGGTGAGAGTCCAGAAGGCGTCTATATTGGGCCTGTTCTTGCTGTTCCATGCAGTCTGAAGAAGACGCGCCCATATCCTCACTAGGGGCGTGTGGGGGCCTCTCCCTGGAGCACATATTCCGACATACAGCCTGCCCGGAATTTTGTCATCTAGCGAATGGGTCTCCCTCTCTCTGATGAAGAATCTGTCGTCTGCTGAGAGACCGTGGGGCGGAAAAACTTGGAGCCTTCTGGCGAACACCGACCGAACTTGC
The sequence above is drawn from the Thermosphaera sp. genome and encodes:
- a CDS encoding phospholipase D-like domain-containing protein — translated: MNDVWILATGPELLREGVRGIEPVIEELIASARSEIHIVAYLLTRQAARILDLTEKAAERGVRVTIIINRLETQDEFIRSKLNFLRRSSSNITVYNFSDLAGRQLHAKVIIADRIRAVIGSANLSWGGMVTNYEIGVMLEGDAVWKLAALVDSFITAMQGKGLFLQEYE
- a CDS encoding DUF1998 domain-containing protein — encoded protein: MWSTRTPLSLSERLRTPRVLRRRKGENSVVQHIRLSQFVITYGPGAIIEGPGGPRVIPRPDIGLFESGRGLRPSDYDIADQRMSEGLLERARIFRLPTNAELGAPADRPLYRTRAFPKWRLCLNNQAHGDDRSVLFRLRQCPSCKTVSRYVEPIRFIAACPRGHMDDVGWYEIVHGNSATCPHNDWFWWRGGGGALSRIELECPRCHAHANLGRAYVQRFRCSGRFPEREPLGSGPLYQECGGHMLMIQRQASNLRIPEIRTLFTIPPRHTELHLLLQDTSIRTMLIGMRGISSKQELEYILNNLVSGGLIKQDTARKILRYEWDEIQRAISEILTPVPRDYEALILEEFHALVRGSVEGIPPYRGPRPRSQVFLEINPQSVQRFRGSGGKVLRVVPVSRLRTVIVQKGYRREVDTQVPADLVDIGFPDPLNPHQEWYPGVEFLGEGIFIMLDAGDGWHFDLEGRSASEWLEAYRNSDGYPDHVFRGKMRHELHPVFVWWHSLAHLLIRSVSIYSGYSSASMRERIFIELDGSKARGGVLLYATQPGSEGTLGGLIALVPHFTDILENALDTLHSCSIDPICAENLFRVGGYIGAACYGCLLVSETSCEHRNMWLDRNLLRDNPP